One Novosphingobium sp. G106 DNA segment encodes these proteins:
- a CDS encoding cell wall hydrolase, producing MNPTDAMTLNDLPPRDFSARIRRSRVRSLRAVKAPRHYGRRAVVLAAAVALPAFAAPADWSFEIDPAGRAEQAVTPMPFERPGDSFPGAAFYYLSNDPAPARLDQGVHSDAEAAPTLLDPVGPAARALRVDNSGVDRSRALQCLTAAIYYEAASEPDAGQRAVAQVVLNRVAHPAYPKTVCGVVYQGSEKNTGCQFSFTCDGSLARVPVRMFWQRAEDVARDALSGYVYAPVGLATHYHTVAVHPYWAPTLTYLGTIGAHRFYRFGGAAGAPGTFRFAYAGGEPLAQPHQRGAVLDAVEAAAPDPVAIQRAYDAGLKLAQTNAPAGLVAAKAAAPVYAAPVYSAELQRRGGDALYRGDGLPASTGVLPEYEQSGRWIAEPGN from the coding sequence ATGAACCCGACCGATGCCATGACTCTGAACGATCTGCCCCCGCGCGATTTCTCCGCGCGGATCCGGCGGTCGCGCGTGCGCAGCCTGCGCGCGGTCAAGGCGCCTCGGCACTATGGGCGGCGCGCGGTCGTCCTGGCGGCAGCCGTCGCGCTGCCGGCCTTTGCGGCTCCAGCCGATTGGAGTTTCGAGATCGACCCCGCCGGCCGCGCCGAGCAGGCGGTAACCCCGATGCCTTTCGAGCGGCCGGGCGACAGCTTTCCCGGCGCGGCGTTCTATTACCTGTCGAACGATCCGGCGCCCGCACGGCTGGACCAGGGCGTCCATTCGGATGCCGAGGCCGCTCCGACCCTGCTCGATCCGGTCGGTCCCGCCGCGCGGGCGCTGCGCGTCGACAACAGCGGGGTCGACCGCAGCCGCGCACTGCAATGCCTGACCGCGGCGATCTATTACGAAGCGGCGAGCGAGCCCGACGCCGGCCAGCGCGCCGTGGCGCAGGTCGTGCTCAACCGCGTCGCGCATCCGGCCTATCCCAAGACGGTCTGCGGCGTGGTCTATCAGGGGTCGGAGAAGAACACCGGCTGCCAGTTCAGCTTCACCTGCGACGGATCGCTGGCACGCGTGCCTGTCCGCATGTTCTGGCAGCGCGCCGAGGATGTCGCGCGCGATGCCCTGTCGGGCTACGTCTATGCGCCGGTCGGCCTCGCCACGCATTACCACACGGTCGCGGTCCATCCCTACTGGGCGCCGACGCTGACCTACCTCGGGACGATCGGCGCGCACCGCTTCTACCGCTTCGGCGGCGCAGCCGGGGCGCCCGGGACCTTCCGTTTCGCCTATGCCGGCGGCGAGCCGCTGGCCCAGCCGCACCAGCGCGGCGCGGTGTTGGACGCCGTCGAAGCGGCCGCGCCCGATCCGGTCGCCATCCAGCGCGCCTACGATGCCGGGCTCAAGCTGGCCCAGACCAATGCCCCCGCAGGCCTGGTCGCGGCCAAGGCAGCGGCGCCTGTCTATGCGGCGCCGGTCTATTCGGCCGAACTCCAGCGCCGCGGCGGCGATGCGCTCTATCGCGGCGACGGCCTACCCGCTTCCACCGGCGTGCTTCCCGAGTACGAACAGAGCGGCCGCTGGATCGCCGAGCCGGGCAACTGA
- a CDS encoding surface lipoprotein assembly modifier, whose protein sequence is MSRSGNRGSGKGQVILRYSTAVAALLLAPGAQAADAPPASRPAPSQSVTLSPAQLFELADRARDAGDFAVAETAYRALAENPDIELRSEARFRLGLMLADRMGKYRDAAVIFRQILDEKPKAARVRLELARMQVLMGNAGAAEREFRAVEATTTLPPDVERMVRFYANAMGARKPFGGSIEVALAPDSNVNRATRSDTLGTVIGDFTLDDNAKARSGVGLDLRGQAYVRLPASNAMDLLARVGGSGSFYRAHEFDDYALSLQAGPEFTVGRDTIALSAGPAWRWYGTDPYTLALGGSASWQHPYGKRAEIRVEGGYTYVDNRRNDLQDADNFSLSAQLDRAFTARAGGGLQLYANREAARDPGYSTTSGGVSLYAFRELGRTTAVVSAGYSHLEADDRLFLYPKRRIEDRFTASLAGTFRSLRIRSFAPFARLRWERNKSTIEIYDYNRISGEFGLTSAF, encoded by the coding sequence ATGAGCCGCAGCGGAAACAGAGGTTCGGGGAAGGGGCAGGTCATTCTTCGCTATTCGACGGCGGTCGCCGCCCTGCTGCTCGCGCCCGGCGCGCAGGCGGCGGACGCACCGCCTGCCTCCCGACCGGCTCCATCGCAGTCGGTCACGCTGTCGCCGGCCCAGCTGTTCGAGCTGGCGGACCGCGCGCGCGACGCCGGCGATTTCGCCGTGGCCGAGACCGCCTATCGCGCGCTCGCGGAAAATCCCGACATCGAGCTGCGCAGCGAAGCGCGTTTCCGGCTTGGCCTGATGCTGGCCGACCGCATGGGCAAATACCGCGACGCGGCGGTGATCTTCCGCCAGATCCTCGACGAGAAGCCCAAAGCCGCGCGTGTCCGGCTCGAGCTGGCGCGGATGCAGGTGCTGATGGGCAATGCCGGCGCGGCCGAGCGCGAGTTCCGCGCGGTCGAGGCGACGACCACGCTGCCGCCCGATGTCGAGCGCATGGTCCGCTTCTACGCCAATGCGATGGGTGCCCGGAAGCCCTTCGGCGGCTCGATCGAGGTTGCGCTCGCGCCCGACAGCAACGTCAACCGCGCGACGCGTTCGGACACGCTGGGCACGGTGATCGGCGACTTCACGCTCGACGACAATGCCAAGGCGCGCTCGGGCGTGGGGCTCGACCTGCGCGGCCAGGCCTATGTCCGCCTGCCCGCGAGCAATGCCATGGACCTGCTGGCCCGCGTCGGCGGCAGCGGCAGCTTCTACCGCGCGCACGAATTCGACGACTATGCCCTGTCCCTCCAGGCCGGTCCCGAATTCACCGTCGGCCGCGACACCATCGCGCTGTCGGCCGGGCCAGCCTGGCGCTGGTACGGCACCGATCCCTACACGCTGGCGCTGGGCGGCAGTGCCAGCTGGCAGCATCCCTACGGCAAGCGTGCGGAGATCCGCGTCGAGGGCGGCTACACCTACGTCGACAACCGCCGCAACGACCTCCAGGATGCAGACAACTTCTCGCTCTCGGCCCAGCTCGACCGCGCCTTCACCGCGCGCGCCGGCGGCGGTCTGCAGCTTTATGCCAACCGCGAGGCGGCGCGCGACCCCGGCTATTCGACGACCAGCGGCGGCGTCAGCCTCTACGCCTTCCGCGAGCTGGGGCGGACGACGGCCGTGGTCTCGGCCGGCTACAGCCACCTCGAAGCCGACGATCGCCTGTTCCTCTATCCGAAGCGACGCATCGAAGACCGCTTTACCGCCAGCCTCGCCGGTACCTTCCGTTCGCTCCGCATCCGTAGTTTCGCGCCCTTTGCAAGGCTGCGCTGGGAACGTAACAAATCGACCATAGAGATATACGATTACAACCGGATAAGCGGTGAATTCGGTCTGACATCGGCGTTTTGA
- a CDS encoding transferrin-binding protein-like solute binding protein, translated as MIGLMLTGCGSGESGSVVSTPTPTPASYTKLSDMSGDRTLQTAGVQYSQTVATGVTNSTSQPLGSGFSLAYTASSDSYKLTASDGTSVTFLPLDRQPTSPSMPNVQHWAQRTLACLDNFFLTAPTVGGVALSYTVIANWQHSPDLAVADVRLAVGGVPTLASDMPRTGSATYVAALDGFAQGGSYLLGDGSTAAFSADFAHNSVSTAMTLAGTPVLPGGSITPFGTFNGTGTISSTSPGFTGTLNGNGATGLFSGAFFGPKAGGDGLCLVPQRRQFQWRGNRGRAQAVRRTQGSSKCNKTTTELSDPN; from the coding sequence ATGATCGGTCTCATGCTGACGGGGTGCGGGAGTGGCGAAAGCGGTAGCGTGGTGAGCACGCCAACGCCGACCCCTGCCAGCTACACCAAGCTCTCCGACATGTCGGGCGACAGAACTCTCCAGACGGCGGGGGTGCAGTATTCGCAGACGGTTGCGACAGGCGTGACCAACAGTACGTCGCAGCCGCTCGGCAGCGGATTTAGTCTAGCCTATACCGCATCGTCCGATTCCTATAAGCTCACCGCTTCCGACGGCACATCGGTCACGTTTTTGCCATTGGATCGTCAGCCTACATCGCCGTCGATGCCGAATGTCCAGCATTGGGCCCAGCGAACCCTGGCCTGCCTGGACAATTTTTTCCTTACCGCCCCCACGGTAGGAGGTGTGGCGCTCAGCTATACGGTCATCGCGAACTGGCAGCATAGTCCTGACCTAGCGGTGGCTGATGTCCGGCTTGCGGTGGGCGGTGTGCCGACGCTTGCCAGCGACATGCCGCGCACGGGAAGCGCGACCTATGTGGCGGCACTCGACGGCTTTGCCCAAGGCGGAAGCTATTTGCTTGGCGACGGAAGCACGGCGGCCTTCTCGGCCGACTTTGCACACAACTCGGTGTCGACCGCGATGACGCTGGCCGGGACTCCAGTGCTTCCAGGTGGATCGATCACGCCATTTGGCACCTTCAACGGAACGGGCACGATCAGCAGCACCAGTCCGGGATTCACGGGAACGCTGAACGGCAATGGCGCGACCGGCTTGTTCTCGGGCGCTTTCTTCGGGCCGAAGGCGGGGGGAGATGGCTTATGCCTGGTACCTCAACGGCGCCAATTTCAATGGCGCGGGAACCGTGGTCGGGCGCAAGCAGTAAGGCGCACCCAAGGCTCGTCGAAGTGTAATAAAACCACAAC